A window of Bradyrhizobium sp. AZCC 1610 contains these coding sequences:
- a CDS encoding methyltransferase family protein: protein MGVEPNSAGVRFPPPFVYLGALLLGLAAERFVILRSFGIHWWLLVATGALLFVAGAAMMLAAAWLFRRLGTNVPPSQPTTLIATTGPYRWTRNPMYLGMALIYAGLAIGFDGPIAFALLPLVLIAIQTQVIAREERYLEAKFGDDYGRYKAEVRRWL, encoded by the coding sequence ATGGGCGTCGAACCGAACAGCGCGGGTGTACGCTTCCCTCCGCCCTTCGTCTATCTGGGAGCGCTGCTGTTGGGGCTGGCGGCGGAGCGGTTCGTCATTCTGCGCTCGTTCGGCATCCACTGGTGGTTGCTGGTTGCGACGGGCGCGCTGCTGTTCGTTGCCGGCGCGGCGATGATGCTTGCGGCGGCGTGGCTGTTCCGGCGGCTGGGCACCAACGTTCCGCCGTCGCAGCCAACGACTCTCATCGCAACGACCGGTCCCTATCGGTGGACCCGCAATCCCATGTATCTCGGCATGGCGCTTATCTATGCCGGCCTTGCGATCGGCTTCGACGGGCCGATCGCCTTCGCCTTGCTCCCGTTGGTGCTGATCGCGATCCAGACGCAGGTGATCGCCCGCGAGGAGCGCTATCTCGAAGCGAAGTTCGGCGACGACTACGGCCGCTACAAGGCCGAGGTTCGCCGCTGGCTCTGA
- a CDS encoding NAD(P)/FAD-dependent oxidoreductase: protein MDDVIIIGGSFAGLAGALQLGRARRKVTVLDTGLPRNRFAGHSHGLLGHDHKPPLDILAEARQQLARYPTIRLVNARADSISGAIDDFSVLTSDGESFGARRLILSYGITDQMPDVPGFAEGWGTSIVPCPYCDGFEVAGQHWGLVWSGPQSHNQVRLFRDWTDRLTLFADGHDIPPDIRADLARRNIPVVDGRITGIAQHGAHNATVKLDTGPDVAVDILFAHPRNKPSASLHESLGLATVNTPLGIILKVDERRETSMPGIYAAGDLANPLTPPSVTLASSHGAMAGIFAQQSMLV from the coding sequence ATGGATGACGTCATCATCATCGGCGGCAGCTTTGCCGGTCTCGCCGGCGCCCTGCAGCTCGGCCGTGCCCGCCGCAAGGTCACCGTTCTCGACACCGGCCTGCCGCGCAACCGCTTCGCCGGCCACTCGCATGGCCTGCTCGGCCACGATCACAAGCCGCCGCTGGACATCCTGGCCGAGGCGCGCCAGCAGCTGGCGCGCTATCCCACGATCAGGCTGGTCAATGCCCGGGCCGACAGCATCTCCGGTGCCATCGACGATTTCTCCGTCCTCACTTCCGATGGCGAAAGCTTTGGGGCGCGTCGTCTGATCCTGAGCTATGGCATCACCGACCAGATGCCTGATGTTCCGGGCTTTGCCGAAGGCTGGGGCACGTCCATCGTGCCTTGCCCCTATTGCGACGGCTTTGAAGTCGCCGGCCAGCATTGGGGCCTCGTCTGGTCCGGCCCGCAGTCGCACAATCAGGTCAGGCTGTTCCGCGATTGGACCGACAGGTTGACGCTCTTCGCCGATGGTCACGATATTCCGCCCGATATCCGGGCCGATCTGGCGCGACGCAACATACCCGTCGTCGATGGCCGGATCACTGGGATCGCCCAACACGGGGCCCATAACGCCACCGTCAAGCTCGATACCGGCCCCGATGTCGCGGTCGACATCCTGTTCGCGCATCCGCGCAACAAGCCGTCCGCAAGCCTGCATGAATCACTGGGCCTCGCCACGGTCAATACACCCCTCGGCATCATCCTCAAGGTCGACGAGCGCCGCGAAACCAGCATGCCCGGCATCTACGCCGCCGGCGACCTCGCCAACCCCCTCACGCCGCCATCGGTCACCCTGGCATCATCGCACGGCGCGATGGCGGGTATCTTCGCCCAGCAATCGATGCTGGTTTGA
- a CDS encoding TetR/AcrR family transcriptional regulator, with protein sequence MTENSQRRRGRPANEALGQTIVDAARELFLELGFQATTLDKVARRAKISKLSIYRHFENKEALFGAAIAAGCHQLFAPQALLEGVDGSVEDQLMAVGSLLLRTLLRPDVRSVEAMVMADKTSQNSLSKLHFEAGPAHVIAQIEALLRQLHAKAVLNVPDPLRSARLFAALFKGSDLLIIARFDEARAEDDNEIESYCRSAVAMFIAAHGGNDHMGGYLPAPRSKNKI encoded by the coding sequence GTGACCGAAAACAGCCAGCGCCGGCGCGGCCGGCCCGCCAACGAGGCGCTTGGCCAAACGATCGTCGACGCCGCGCGCGAACTCTTTTTGGAATTGGGTTTTCAAGCGACGACATTGGACAAGGTCGCCCGGCGGGCGAAGATATCCAAGCTCAGCATCTATCGGCACTTCGAGAACAAGGAGGCGCTGTTCGGCGCGGCCATCGCGGCCGGCTGCCATCAGTTGTTTGCACCACAGGCCCTTCTTGAAGGCGTCGACGGTTCGGTCGAAGATCAGCTCATGGCGGTGGGATCATTACTGCTTCGCACGCTGTTGAGACCGGACGTCCGCAGTGTCGAAGCCATGGTCATGGCCGACAAGACGAGTCAAAACTCGTTAAGCAAGCTCCATTTCGAAGCCGGCCCCGCCCATGTCATCGCCCAAATCGAGGCCCTGTTGCGTCAGTTGCACGCGAAGGCGGTTCTGAACGTGCCCGATCCTCTCCGGTCCGCCCGCTTGTTTGCCGCGCTTTTCAAAGGATCCGATCTCCTGATTATCGCACGCTTCGATGAGGCGAGAGCAGAGGACGACAACGAAATCGAATCCTATTGCCGGTCGGCCGTCGCCATGTTCATCGCCGCGCACGGTGGCAACGACCACATGGGCGGATATTTGCCTGCCCCAAGGTCAAAAAACAAAATTTGA